A part of Halictus rubicundus isolate RS-2024b chromosome 4, iyHalRubi1_principal, whole genome shotgun sequence genomic DNA contains:
- the LOC143353431 gene encoding putative malate dehydrogenase 1B, giving the protein MSTEKCIIVIAGILQDRTFNHVRFIAESLSTLLPNFNYNVICKDSTEWKSWLEQTCMCCGWNHTESPLIWKEIGLTRTSSTYIGGAYQFWELLHKYYNITSHLNRDDLEALQEDFAFVIKCDTCQERRKIMIIGAGRSMCHNLVPQLIMTKEIWLSHGLVIKLYDEPGCYFKVRKILEDAKGLVGGLDAVQVVYDIPDGLHDCEVLIYIDALIKEEFEGTESWLHRNYKSAKELSMQINNHAPSHMKILFCSLGPTCFFVNVMHRFVTNLPKTSIVAVGSHYGLEVIYVLARSTGFPLKNFGCPPVWGYLGINQFVDVHHMIQKSDYYLPNRRALDSSDTAALPIGVQRSQLRWFFYMVHDKIDHYKEIFARKSLTQYQVGRCEDFQKCRAICDLLKLWYRAEVGDEILSLGVISDGSFGIPEGLVFSQPVYLKVLEDQSRVWVPFKDFPMPNMPLGIFQNLVDTAVMINKKFPIVESKMEDLNTGNYKEILTQRNSK; this is encoded by the exons ATGTCGACAGAGAAATGTATAATTGTAATAGCAGGTATTTTGCAAGACCGTACCTTTAATCATGTTCGTTTCATTGCGGAAAGTTTATCGACGTTACTGCCGAATTTCAATTATAATGTTATTTGTAAAGATTCAACAGAATGGAAA TCTTGGTTAGAACAAACATGCATGTGCTGTGGTTGGAACCACACTGAATCTCCTTTGATATGGAAAGAAATTGGACTTACTCGTACTAGCAGTACATACATTGGAGGTGCTTACCAATTTTGGGAATTGctacataaatattataatattacatCTCATTTGAACAGGGATGATCTTGAAGCACTACAAGAGGATTTTGCATTTGTAATTAAATGTGAC ACATGTCAGGAACGTCGTAAAATAATGATAATAGGAGCAGGAAGATCCATGTGTCACAATTTAGTTCCTCAATTGATAATGACAAAGGAGATCTGGTTGAGCCATGGACTAGTTATAAAGTTATATGATGAGCCAGGGTGTTATTTTAAAGTAAGAAAGATTTTAGAAGATGCAAAAGGACTCGTTGGTGGTTTGGATGCGGTCCAAGTTGTGTACGATATACCTGATGGTTTACACGATTGTGAAGTGCTAATTTATATTGATGCTTTGATAAA AGAGGAGTTCGAGGGAACAGAAAGTTGGTTGCACCGCAACTATAAGTCTGCAAAAGAATTATCTATGCAAATAAATAATCATGCACCATCTCACATGAAAATACTTTTTTGTTCATTGGGTCCCACGTGTTTTTTTGTTAATGTTATGCACAGATTTGTTACAAACCTACCAAAAACAAGTATTGTGGCTGTTGGATCTCACTATGGATTAGAAGTGATATATGTGTTGGCACGTTCAACAGGTTTTCCTTTGAAGAACTTTGGTTGCCCTCCTGTTTGGGGGTACCTGG GAATTAATCAATTTGTGGATGTCCATCATATGATTCAAAAATCTGACTATTATTTACCTAATAGAAGAGCATTGGACTCAAGTGATACTGCGGCACTACCGATTGGCGTCCAACGTTCACAGTTGAGATGGTTTTTTTATATGGTCCACGATAAAATAGATCATTATAAAGAGATTTTTGCACGCAAG TCACTGACACAATATCAAGTGGGTAGATGTGAAGATTTTCAAAAGTGCAGAGCAATTTGCGATCTTTTAAAGTTATGGTACAGGGCGGAAGTGGGTGATGAAATTCTATCGTTGGGCGTTATTTCTGATG GTTCATTTGGTATTCCGGAAGGATTAGTATTTTCACAACCAGTATATTTGAAAGTATTGGAAGATCAGTCTCGAGTATGGGTACCTTTCAAAGATTTTCCAATGCCAAATATGCCACTTGGTATATTTCAAAACCTTGTGGATACTGCTGTGATGATTAATAAAAAATTCCCAATCGTTGAAAGCAAAATGGAAGATTTAAATACTGGAAACTATAAAGAAATATTGACTCAGAGAAATTCCAAATAA
- the Eif2beta gene encoding eukaryotic translation initiation factor 2 subunit beta isoform X1, with protein MTEEDSVFDPTLKKKKKKKKNFDLNAAFNEVDNGGDTMETTGDKENQEPEPPALAEDDDTLDLENFGRKKKKKKKAFNLDELDAALPDTKKEDVVEQQTEEVAVDDTFDLDMDFSKTKKKKKKKKDLDELVAEEERKEIEDKENGCIESERNAEYEETSLWFGSDRDYTYDELLVRVFNIMREKNPDMVAGKKQKFVMRPPQVVRIGTKKTSFANFTEICKTLHRLPKHLLDFLLAELGTSGSVDGNSQLIIKGRFQQKQIENVLRRYIKEYVTCHTCRSPDTILQKDTRLFFLQCETCGSRCSVASIKSGFQAVTGKRAAIRAKTA; from the exons ATGACTGAAGAAGACTCG GTGTTCGATCCTactttgaagaagaagaagaagaagaagaaaaactttGATCTTAATGCTGCATTTAATGAAGTTGATAATGGCGGTGATACAATGGAGACCACCGGCGATAAAGAAAATCAGGAGCCGGAGCCTCCTGCACTCGCTGAAGATGATGACACGTTGGATTTAGAAAATTttggaagaaagaagaagaagaagaaaaaagcatTCAATTTGGATGAATTGGATGCAGCTTTGCCAGATACAAAGAAAGAG GATGTTGTTGAACAACAAACCGAGGAAGTTGCTGTGGACGACACATTTGATCTGGACATGGACTTCTCGAAAactaagaagaagaaaaagaaaaagaaagatctTGATGAGCTGGTAGCAGAAGAAGAGCGTAAAGAAATAGAAGATAAAGAGAAtgg CTGCATTGAATCTGAGCGAAATGCAGAGTACG aGGAAACAAGTTTATGGTTTGGATCGGACAGAGATTACACATACGATGAACTGTTGGTAAGAGTATTCAACATAATGAGGGAAAAGAACCCTGACATGGTTGCTggaaagaaacaaaaatttgttatgCGTCCGCCGCAAGTAGTACGTATAGGTACCAAGAAAACATCATTTGCTAATTTCACTGAA ATATGTAAAACACTTCATAGGCTACCGAAACATTTGCTCGACTTTTTACTTGCTGAGTTAGGAACTAGTGGTTCTGTTGATGGAAATAGTCAACTTATTATTAAGGGTCGTTTCCAACAGAAACAAATAGAAAATGTTCTTAGGAGATACATTAAGGAATATGTTACCTGTCACACATGCCGCTCGCCAGACACCATTCTTCAAAAGGACACTCGACTATTTTTCTTACAGTGTGAAACCTGTGGCTCAAGATGTTCAGTAGCTAGCATAAAATCTGGCTTCCAG GCCGTTACAGGAAAACGTGCTGCTATTCGAGCAAAAACTGCCTAA
- the Eif2beta gene encoding eukaryotic translation initiation factor 2 subunit beta isoform X2: protein MTEEDSVFDPTLKKKKKKKKNFDLNAAFNEVDNGGDTMETTGDKENQEPEPPALAEDDDTLDLENFGRKKKKKKKAFNLDELDAALPDTKKEDVVEQQTEEVAVDDTFDLDMDFSKTKKKKKKKKDLDELVAEEERKEIEDKENEETSLWFGSDRDYTYDELLVRVFNIMREKNPDMVAGKKQKFVMRPPQVVRIGTKKTSFANFTEICKTLHRLPKHLLDFLLAELGTSGSVDGNSQLIIKGRFQQKQIENVLRRYIKEYVTCHTCRSPDTILQKDTRLFFLQCETCGSRCSVASIKSGFQAVTGKRAAIRAKTA, encoded by the exons ATGACTGAAGAAGACTCG GTGTTCGATCCTactttgaagaagaagaagaagaagaagaaaaactttGATCTTAATGCTGCATTTAATGAAGTTGATAATGGCGGTGATACAATGGAGACCACCGGCGATAAAGAAAATCAGGAGCCGGAGCCTCCTGCACTCGCTGAAGATGATGACACGTTGGATTTAGAAAATTttggaagaaagaagaagaagaagaaaaaagcatTCAATTTGGATGAATTGGATGCAGCTTTGCCAGATACAAAGAAAGAG GATGTTGTTGAACAACAAACCGAGGAAGTTGCTGTGGACGACACATTTGATCTGGACATGGACTTCTCGAAAactaagaagaagaaaaagaaaaagaaagatctTGATGAGCTGGTAGCAGAAGAAGAGCGTAAAGAAATAGAAGATAAAGAGAAtg aGGAAACAAGTTTATGGTTTGGATCGGACAGAGATTACACATACGATGAACTGTTGGTAAGAGTATTCAACATAATGAGGGAAAAGAACCCTGACATGGTTGCTggaaagaaacaaaaatttgttatgCGTCCGCCGCAAGTAGTACGTATAGGTACCAAGAAAACATCATTTGCTAATTTCACTGAA ATATGTAAAACACTTCATAGGCTACCGAAACATTTGCTCGACTTTTTACTTGCTGAGTTAGGAACTAGTGGTTCTGTTGATGGAAATAGTCAACTTATTATTAAGGGTCGTTTCCAACAGAAACAAATAGAAAATGTTCTTAGGAGATACATTAAGGAATATGTTACCTGTCACACATGCCGCTCGCCAGACACCATTCTTCAAAAGGACACTCGACTATTTTTCTTACAGTGTGAAACCTGTGGCTCAAGATGTTCAGTAGCTAGCATAAAATCTGGCTTCCAG GCCGTTACAGGAAAACGTGCTGCTATTCGAGCAAAAACTGCCTAA